GATCTCGCGATTTGCTTGCTTGTAAATCCATTGTCCTTAATCGATAAGGAATAGTGACCATCTTCCTTTGATAATACAAACTCCTCAGGAAATGTATTCGGAATGACGCGGAATGGAATTTCATCCTTATATCGCTTCAGCACTACCGCATCGCATTCCTCTAGTAACGTGAAAAGTTCCTCCACGAAATGATTAGGAATATGAATGCTCTTTTTGGCGCTACTTCGATAATAATCATTCTCGGCAAAAAACTGTTGGCTTTTAATAAGAGGATGTAAATGGCGGAATACCTCTGCATCTTCTTCCGTCATAATCTGTTGTTCTGGATCGTACGTGTAATGTTGCGTGAAATAAAGAGGTTCTCGGTTATACCAAGCATCAATGAAAGCACCTGGATCTTTTACCACATAGAGGCGAGATGTCCCTGCTTTAATGGATAGTTCCAGGTCCTCGGGTGCTGAATAACGAGAGAACATTCCTTCTAATTCAAATTGGATATAGAGGGGCTCCTTCGGCGTAGAAAATAACGACTCCTGAACTGTAACATAGTCTAACAGCTCATCTACAAAAGAAGAAGCCTGTTGAATATCATGGTTGGAGGGTTCGGTTTTTGTCTCCATTTTCGTTTCGGCGGTTCGCTTGTTCCAAACCGTTTTATTATTCGTTAATTGCTCTATCGTTTCAAATAGCACAGCTACCATATGCTTACAGACAGCGGTCCCGTCTGTATAAGCCGGACAAGTACATTGCCCATTTTCAAACGATCCATGTTGCTTTGAAAAGGAGAGCTGCACCTCATAAGGCCAACTGCGAGTACCTTTCACTTCAGCAAAAATATGGGTGTGACGATTATCGGACGTCCCGTACCGATTGATACGAGTCACGGCCCCGTCTTGATAATATTGTGCACCGCGCTGATACGTCGTCCAACCACTTAGCTCCAACACTTCTGGCGCTGTTAGATCAATCATGACCAATACCCCTTTTCCTGCACGCTTCTATTGCAATACTGACATTGTATCGTATATTTCCAAAACAACAAAGAGAACAGGCATATAACTATGTATTCTTCTCCACATGATTGACGGGATAGGTAGACTTTATTCTAATGGAAGTAAGTTGATGGGGGTTTGGAACCTTTAGGTCCTGACCTCCGATTTCGCCAGTCGCTCCAACCCTGGAAGCCCCGCCAGCCCGCGCACTCTCACCCCGAAATCAAAAGTAACCCATCAACCCCCAGCTCACACCCAAAACAAAATTTACACTAATTTTACACCAACGTAATATTTATTTAAGTATGTTACATAGTTGAATTTGAGTCTCAATAGTGTCTAGTTCCAGCGCTCCAGCGCCTAGTGGACTTCTGTCTCCCCCTTACGATAAGTCAACATCGAATCAATATCGTTCTTCGTGTTTCTCTTTTATCTCATATGGGTCCATCCAGTCCATACGGCGCTAAACGGGGCACTTCCACTTTTATTTTAAGAAAAATGAGAAAAAACACAAAATTGTCACATTATCTGTAATAATGTGAAATATAATAAAAATTCAAAAAATGCAGAAAATTGAAATGAAAAACGCACAAACACATCTTGTTCATATGAGGGGGGGGAGTTTCATGGAGCAGGAGCCTATTTTAGAAGTCGATAACTTACATACACACTTCTTTACGAAGTCAGGCGTGGTGAAAGCGGTAGATGGAGTTAGTTTTAGTGTGAAGCCTGGCGAGACGCTTGGGATTGTTGGGGAGTCGGGTTCTGGTAAGAGTATTACCGCGATGTCGATCATGAGACTAATCAAGGACCCACCAGGAAAAATCGTCGAGGGTGGTCTTACCTTTAAAGGGGAGGATTTGCTGGCCAAATCGGAAAAGGAAATGCGTTCCATTCGTGGCGACCGAATTTCGATGATTTTCCAGGATCCGATGACATCCTTGAATCCTGTTTTTACAGTAGAAAAGCAAATGGTGGAGACGATACGGGCTCACCGCAATCTGTCCAAAAAGCAAGCAATCGATCGGGCGGTGGAATTACTTGAGTTAGTTGGGATTCCGTCACCACGCAGTCGATTGAAAAGCTATCCACATGAATTTAGTGGAGGGATGAGGCAGAGAGTGATGATCGCGCTCGCCTTATCGTGTGATCCAGAGGTGTTGATTGCCGATGAACCGACAACGGCACTGGACGTTACTATTCAGGCTCAAATTCTTGAGTTGCTGGGACGACTACAAAAGGAGCTAGGCATGGCCATTGTCATGATTACTCACGACCTTGGTGTTGTAGCGGAAGTTTGTGACCGCGTGATGGTCATGTACGCAGGGAAGCCAGTGGAGTTTGCTGAGGTGACAGAGTTGTTTGATCATCCAAAGCATCCTTATACGTGGGGCTTAATTGGATCGATTCCGAATATGGAAAACAGGCAAGAAAGACTGGAAGCAATCAAGGGACTTCCACCTGATTTACGAGCATTACCTCAAGGGTGTAGTTTTGCTCCTCGTTGTAAGCATGCAATGGACAAGTGCCAAAGCATTGATCCTGACTTCAAAGAGGAAAGCGCTGGCCACCAGGTAAGGTGCTTACTGTATGAAGAGGAAGAGGTGGCAGTGAAATGACCCAAAACTTACTCGAAGTAAAGAATTTAAAAAAGCACTTTCCTATTAAAAAAGGAGCAATCCTCCCAAAACAAGTTGGGGCTGTGAAAGCAGTAGACGGTGTTTCCTTTCATGTTCGAAAAGGAGAGACGCTCGGTCTTGTTGGAGAGAGCGGTTGTGGGAAATCCACGGCAGGACGCTCGATTTTGAACTTAATTAAACCAACAGAAGGCGAAGTTGTCTATAAGGGGGAAGACATCTCTCATTATAAAGGAGAACAACTTCGGCAACTGCGAAAAGAAATCCAAATTATTTTCCAGGATCCATACGCATCCTTAAATCCAAGGATGACCGTTGAACAAATCATTGAAGAGCCAATGCGTGCCTTCAAGGTTCCGGCAAGTGAACGAAAACCGAAAGTAGAAAAGTTACTAAATGTGGTCGGACTTAGTCCTTACCATAAACATCGCTACCCCCACCAGTTTAGTGGAGGGCAGCGTCAGCGAATCGGGATTGCCCGGGCCCTTGCGCTCGATCCAGAACTCATCATTTGTGATGAACCGGTATCAGCGCTGGATGTATCTATTCAGGCTCAGGTCGTGAATCTCATGGAAGATTTGCAAAAAGAATTTGACCTCACCTACATATTCATTGCCCACGACCTGAGTGTTGTGCATCACATTAGTGATCGTGTTGCGGTCATGTATTTAGGTGAAATTGTCGAGGTTGGGGAAGTGGATGAGCTGTATAAGAATCCGAAACACCCTTATACACAGGCACTTTTATCAGCTATCCCGGAAGCCAACCCACACAAAAAACGCGACCGGATCATGCTAGAAGGGGATTTACCTAGCCCATCTGATCCACCGCAAGGATGTAAATTCCACACTCGCTGTCCTTTTGCTGAGGAGCAGTGCAAGGTGGAGCATCCAAAGCTAAAGGATGTCTCAACACGAGATCATCAGGCAGCTTGTCATTTAGTGAACGAAGTTGTGAAGGAGCCTTTATCTGGGTAATCCGCAACTTATTATATTTAACAATAGGGGGATATTCAATTGAAAACACATGTATGGCGAACGTTGTTAGCTATGAGTTTACTTGTCGTACTAGCTCTAGCTGGTTGCTCAAGTGACAGTGGAGGAGAAGAATCTTCATCCAACAACAATGAAGGTAGCGGAGATAGTGAAGAAGCATCATCCAATTCAGGGGAAGATAACACGCTTGTTTTTGGTAGAGGGGCTGACTCTCAACAGTTAGACCCATCGAAAGTAACCGACGGTGAGTCTATTTATGTAACCCAGCAAATCTATGACACATTAGTGCAGTACAAACAAGAAGGAACAGAAGTGGAACCTTCTCTTGCAAAAAAGTGGACCATCAGTGATGACGGAAAAACATACACATTCAAGCTACGTGAAGATGTGAAATTCCACGATGGAACAGACTTCACAGCTGAAGATGTTGTCTATAACTTTGAGCGCTGGACAGAATCTGGTGACTTCATTTATTACGGCTACATGTTCGGAGCAAGTGAAGATGACATGGGAGGTATCATTGAAAAGGTTGAAGCAACAGGGGACTATGAAGTTAAGTTTACACTTGAAAAACCGAATGCTCCATTCCTTTCAACGCTAGCGATGCCACCATTTGCCATCGCAAGCCCTGATGCTATTAAAAAGCATGGCGAAAACTACTTCAAAAATCCAGTAGGTACTGGACCATTTAAATTCGAATCTTGGACACAAGGCGACAAAATCGAACTTTCCAAAAACGAAGAGTACTTTGGTAAGAAAGCGAATGTAGATAAAGTAGTATTCCGTGTTATTCCGGATAATGGAGCACGTTTTATGGAACTTCAATCAGGTTCGATCGACATGATGAAAGGCTTAAACCCACAAGACCTTGGTACAGCGGAAGACAACCAAGATCTTCAAATCCTTCGTCGTCCTTCTATGAACGTTGGGTACATGGCGATGAACACAGACAAAGAAGGTCCAATGTCTAATGAAAAAGTACGTAAAGCTATTAACTTAGCGATTGATAAAAAGAACTTGATCAAGCTTTTCGAAGGTCTTGGTAAGAACGCGAAAAACCCACTACCACCAAGTATCTGGGGCTACAATGATTCCATTGATCCTTATGGCTATGATCCTGAAAAAGCAAAAACACTACTAGCTGAAGCTGGGTATGGTGACGGTGTCGACATTACACTTTACACAATGTCCAATCCACGTCCTTACATGCCTCAGCCAAAAGTAACAGCTCAAGCCATTCAGCAGATGTTGAAAGAAGTAAACATCAACGTTGAGATTGTGGAAAACGAATGGGAATCTCATTTAACCAAAACACAAAATGGCGAACATGACATGGCGTTCCTAGGTTGGACTGGTGACAATGGTGACCCAGATAACTTCCTATACGTTCTGCTAGACAAAGATAATGCGAAAAAAGGTTCTGCCGGAAATATCGCATTCTACAAAAACGACAAAGTCCATGACCTGTTAACAAAAGCACAGACGGAAATGGATCAACAAAAGCGTACAGAGTACTACAAAGAAGCACAAAAGATTATTCATGAAGATGCCCCTTGGGTACCAATCGCGCACACAACTCCACCAGTTGTAGCAAAGGATTACATTGAAGGATATGTACCGCATCCAACAGGTTCAGAAGCCTTCAACCACGTTAAATTAAAGTAGGCTACAGTATGATGAGGTGAGAAAAGGAATGCTACACGAAAAGTAGGTTCCTTTTCCTCGCTTTTTCCTATACAGGTAGCTCTCGCATCCTGTTGAAAGGGAGGGATAGAACATGTTGAATTATATTATTCGTAGGTTAGTTATGATCATTCCGGTGTTATTAGGCGTTTCTATTATTGCCTTTTCCTTGTTACATATGATTCCTGGAGATCCAGCTCGAAGTATGCTTGGAAATAAAGCCAATGAAGCACAACTGGAGCAACTGCGGGAAGAGCTACGACTTAATGATCCCTACCTTGTCCAATATGGAAGGTTTGTAACTTCAACGTTACAAGGGGATTTAGGCAAATCAGTAAAATCGAATAATCCTGTTGGGGAAGAGTTGAAAAATCGTCTTCCAGCCACAATGGAATTGAGTTTATTTGCGATTTTCATAGCAACTGTGGTCGGGGTGCTGGCAGGTGTGATTGCAGCTGTCAAACAGTACTCCTGGTTTGATAATCTGAGTATGACCGGGGCTTTATTCGGAGTCTCGATTCCAATATTTTGGCTAGGGCTTATGATGATTATGCTATTCTCTGTAACGCTGCAGTGGCTGCCACCATCCGGACGATTATCGACAGGTGTGGAGCTAGATACCATCACGAACTTCTATATTTTAGATAGTATTTTAACCTTGAATTGGACAGCCTTTAAAGATTCCATCACGCATTTGTTAATGCCAGGCATTGCGCTCGGGACCATTCCAATGGCCATTATCGCGCGTATGACTCGTTCTAGTATGCTCGAAGTCTTGAACCAGGATTACATTCGTACAGCAAATGCGAAGGGGCTAGCTAGTTATTTAGTTGTCTTTCAACATGCGTTAAAAAATGCCTTTTTACCTGTTCTAACCGTCATTGGCCTACAGTTTGGGTTTTTACTTGGTGGAGCGGTACTAACCGAAACGATTTTCTCTTGGCCAGGTGTTGGACGATATGTATTACAGGCTATTCTTGGACGAGATTATCCAGTTGTCCAAAGCACCATTTTAGTGGTTGCGGTTATGTTCGTATTTATTAATCTATTAACAGATATTTTATACAAGTATATTGATCCGAGAATTCGTTTTGACTAAGAAAGGAGTTGAGCACCTATGTCAGCAGAAATGCAACAGGCAAATCAAGAAATGGAGGCTGAGATTGGAAAGGCTCCTCCTAAGGAAACAAGCTTATGGATGGACGCTTTATCTCGGATCGTCAAAAGTAAAACATCACTGATCGGTTTAATCATTATTACTTTGCTTATTATTGTAGCGATTTTTGCACCATTAATCGCCCCTTATCATCCAGTAGAAGATGGATCGATTATTGATCGGTACCAAACACCGTCCGCGCAGCATTGGTTAGGAACGGACGCACTGGGTCGCGACATTTTTAGCCGAATTGTGTATGGTGCGAGGATTTCCATTCAAATCGGTGTCATTGCCGTGGGAATCTCTGGAGTGATTGGTGTCCTACTCGGTGGCATTGCTGGCTATGTTGGACGCTGGGTTGATATGGTAATCATGCGCTTTATCGATATTCTTATGGCATTCCCTAGTATTCTATTAGCGATTGCAATGGTAGCTGTAATGGGACGGGGTCTTACGAACGCGATGATAGCGGTTGGAATTGTAGGAGTTCCACACTTTGCCAGAATCGTTCGTTCTACGGTTCTGTCTGTAAAAGAAAAAGAATTTGTGGAAGCCGCGCATGCTACGGGAGTAAAAAATGGCCGGATTTTGTTCCGACATGTTCTGCCAAATACGATGGCTCCCCTTATTGTACAAACGACATTAAGTATTGGTACAGCGATTTTAGATGCAGCGGGCTTAAGCTTTCTGGGTCTGGGAGCACAAGCACCAAAACCAGAATGGGGTGCCATGCTAAACGCTGGCAGAGATGCCTTACAATCAGCACCATGGGTCATCACATTCCCTGGCTTAGCGATTCTATTCGTTGTGTTAGGCTTCAACCTACTTGGAGATGGGTTACGAGATGCCCTTGATCCACGATTAAAGCAATAGTAGGAAATTTAGAAAAAGTGATTCCAAACATCATAAGAATACGATACACTAAAGGGTAAAGTTCAAAAACTTTATCCTTTTTGTGCGTTTATGTGTTAAAGTAGATGAGTCTTGGAAAAAAGGGGGAGAAGGATGAAGAAATATTCGATTGCTATTATATTATTGCTTATCTTTATTGGAACGATCTTTCTTCAGTCCCGAAGTGTATCCCCTGAGACAAAGCACACGTGGCCCAATCTCCCTGCGCCTATTGGGGAAGAGCCAATTCTGATTACTTCAGCTGGTCAAGCAACAGAGGGGAAAGTTTTCTCCTATGTGACAAAAGACCTTCATTTCGAAGCAGATTATCGTCCAAGAGCGCTAGCAAGGGATTTATATGAATACGAAACGCTCGTTTTGGTGACGGGGTATAGTCCACATGGGTTAAATCAAACGTACCGGAGCATTAAGGAAGAAAAACAACGGGTAGACAAGCTGTTACAACAAGCAGAACGAAAACCAATTCCCATTATCGTCGTTCACGTAGGAGGAGCTGCCCGTGATGACGAATATACGTGGGAATTTTTACGGCAATCTATCCCTTATGCTGATTACGTAATAGGATTGCGCCAAATGGAACAAAGCAACCAATTGCAGCAATTGGCTAAAAAGCATTCTGTACCCGTAACACTTGTGGAGGAATTGGATGATATCCGCACACCATTCAATTCAGCATTTCGATAGAGGAGGGGTGCTGGATGAAAGACGATAAAAAAATTGCTTACATAGCGCTTGGCTGCTTCCTTATATTATTTGGCATTCTCTTTCCGGTCCAATCGATGAAGTGGTCGTCATGGATCTATGAAAATATTGAAGTAAGCCTGGAAAGCACGGACAGTGGACGTCTTGTCATGACGGCGCTCTCCTATATTACCTGGTACTCGATCACCTTTTCCTTCATTTATATGGGAAGCATGGTCATTTCCCATACACTATCGAAGCGGTTCTTCTCGATATGGAATCAGTTGATGTTTAGTGGGATTGTATTGGCGAGTGTGTTGACGTATAACCACATGTACCATGAGCATTACGCCTATATTATTCACTTTTTATTGCTTGGCATTTTACTGTTTTTAATGAATTTTATCCCAAAGCAGCGTTATTTTTACGTGACGTTTCTACTCATTCTCGTCTTTATGTTGTTTTCGGTGCAATGGCTGAATTTAATACCAGCTCTTAGTAACTTTGGATTCGGGACAGATGATTTTGCCGTTAGCATGAAAATTACCGACGAATATTTAACCGATCAAAAGTTGTTTAACACCTTTTCGACGATTTTATTCGGAGTGTTTTTTTTAATAGCGATTATCATCACGACATTGCTTCATTTATTTAGTAAGCAAATGATGATTTCCAGGCAATATCAGCAACAGACGGAAGAATTACGGGAAACAAAAGGCGCGCTTATTGAAACGAACGTGTACAAGGAAATTCATTCCCTCGTACATGATTTGAAATCCCCGCTCGTTACCGTAGAAGGATTAATCTCCTTGCTGTCATTGAAAGTGCAAGATGAGAAGTCACAGTCCTATTTTAATCGAATTAGTACATCGCTTGAAAAAATGAAGGATATGGTATCGGAGATTTTATATGAAGATACAAAGCGGGAACTGGAAGTGCAAGAACTCGTTAATTATGTACGAAGCCATGTCCGGCAGGAAGATCCGAATATAGCTTTTCATATGCAAGTGGAAGAAAATTTGCCAAACCTGTACATAAACAAAATCCGCTTTGCCCGTGCGTTATCGAATGTACTAGAAAACGCACTACGCTCCTTGAAGGACGATGGAGGAAATCTTTATTTGGATGTGGAAAAACACAATCAGAGCATTCAATTTTTAATCGAAGATGATGGACCAGGGATAGATGCAGCATGGTTAGAAACGATATGGGAAGAAGGCTTTAGCACGAAAAACTCTTCAGGCATTGGACTACCTTTTGTGAAAAACGTCGTCCATCAGCATGGAGGAACCGTTTCCATGGAGAGCGAACCCGACGTGTACACCCGTGTGAAGATTGAAATCCCTGTTAGTGAGAAGGAGGACGAAGAACATGATTCTGGTTATTGATGATAATGTAGATATACGGTTCACGATTAGTGAAATTTGCGAATTTGGAGGGTGGAGTATTGAGGAATGCTCCAATGGAAAAATGGGCGTCGCCACATATGATCCGGGTAAGCACGACCTCGTCATGGTCGATTATCATATGCCAGAATGGGACGGCCTGCAAACAGTAAGGGAATTGAGGAAAATCGATGCACACGTTCCGATTATTGTCCTGACGGTAGATGAGCGGATGGAACTGGCTACCCAATTCACAGAAGCAGGCGCGACCGACTTCGCACAAAAACCAATCAAAGCAGCGGATTTGATCTCACGCATTAAGCTCAACTTGAAAATGGCCAAGATGCAAGATGATACCCAAACCGCATTTGTCGAAAAAGGCATCAATGAAGAAACATTGCGTCAAATCAAACGCCACCTCAACCAACAAACAGAGCCGAAAACCATCAACCAAATCCAAAAAGACCTACCCGTCTCCTACCAAACCGTCCACCGCTACCTAAACTACTTAGTGGACATGGGCGAAGTGGAGATTCAAGCCAACTACGGGAATAAAGGTCGCCCGAAAAATACGTATAAGATTATCTAGATAGGAAAACCAGCCTTTCCGGGGAGGAGGCTGGTTTTTTGTGGTGCTGGTGCTGATGGCGCTTGGTGGGCGTGGTGGAGGGAGTTGGGCTGGAGCGGAATAATCGGAAATTTCGGATTTTGCTAGGAAATCGGAAAATTTGCTCGCAATTTCGAAATATTGCTCTGATATAAAAAAAGTTGCTCCCAAACTCAAATCTCGCTCCGAACCGAGCGTCGCTCTGGCATCTGCATGATAGCTCCCTTAACTAACTTTAAGATTAGTTAGCTAAAACCAATTCTGTCCCAGCCACAAATTCCTGCTAGAATCGCTTCAATCTCCACCTGTCTATCAATTTTCGTCAATTAGGTACAAAATCACTGTCGTTGTGGTACTTTTTTACCTTGTAAGGAGATAGGAAGATATTGTATAGTTAATGAAACCGTTTTCACTAAACTGCTGAACGGTTTCTACATAGTGGATATACCCTCACTGGTGAGGATTATCATATAAATATCTAGGAGGAATGATGATGAGAGACAAATTTAAGTGGGCCTCGGTGGTGCTTATTTTTATGCTATTTGTGCAAACGATTGCGCAACCGTTACTGCCATTTTCATCGAGTGTTTCTGCGGAAGAATCGACATCTAGAACCGTAACTCTAGTAGGGAGTTTGCAAGATGAATTAGGTCATAGTATAGAATGGGATCCTGCTGCGGAAGCGACGCAGATGAGCGCAATGGGGAACAATTTTTATAAGTTTGAAGGAAAATTGCCTGCAGGGGAGTATGAATATAAGGTAGCCATTAATGGTAGTTGGGATGAAAACTACGGATACAATGGTGAACCTGGAGGGTCAAATTTAACGCTATCCTTAGAGGAGGAAACCACTGTAACATTCTATTATCATGACGAGACGCATAAGATTACGAATTCGAAGTACTATAATCCAATTCCAGAAGACAAACAACCTAGATTAGTAGGAAACCTTCAACCTGCCATTGAGGAAGGGGATGAATGGTCACCTGCTACCTCGACTGCTATTTTTCATGATACAAATTTTGATGGAATCTATGAATATACAACGGTTGTGCCAAAAGGAAACTACGAATACAAAGTAGCTTTAGGCGACAATTGGGATGAAGCCTATCCATCAACTAATGCCACCCTCAACGTGCTGAACGATACAGAAATTACATTCTACTACAATTCAGATACGAAAGAAGTCTCCACGAATTACTCACCAGAAGGATCAGATAGCTCGGTTGTAAAGGACAAGCTTTTCCATAACACAAGAGAGAATGCCTATCGCCAGCCATTTGGAGCGATTCCAGCAGGAGAAGAGGTAACGCTTCGTCTTGCATCTGGGAAAGGTGACCTCACCAACGCTACGCTATACTTAAAAAACTACCAAACTGGCAATTCCTATAGTATTACAATGGATAAGAAAGCTTGGACCACGGTTGATGGTCTAGGGGAACGAGATTTTTGGGAAGGATCATTCACTCCAGAGGAAAAAGGAGTGTATGGGTATAAATTTATCGCCAAGGATCAAAATGCGACTGCAGAATATGGAGAAGACGCCACCCAGGGTGGAACCGGGAAAGCATTTGATCAGAATGCAGGTCTTTTTCAATTAACCGTATTTGAACCAGGCTATCAAACACCAGATTGGATGAAAGAAGCTGTTGTGTATCAAATATTCCCGGACCGTTTTTACAATGGGGATACGACGAATGATGATAATAAGGAATATGCACGTGGTACGGAACCGATTGAAGATCGCACGTGGGAGCAGCTTCCTGATAACCCGCGCTTAGAAGGGACGGAAAATTATAACGGGGATGGCATCTGGTCGAATGACTTCTTTGGTGGAGATGTTGAGGGTATTCAAGATAAGCTGGATTACATCGAGTCCCTTGGCGTGAACACGTTATACCTGAATCCGATTGCTCATGCAGCATCGAACCATAAATATGATGCGACAGATTATAAATCGATTGACCCAATGTTTGGAACACCAGAAGAATTTCAGGCGTTTACAGAAGAACTGGCCAATCGTGATATGCATCTTATCCTAGATGGTGTATTCAATCACGTTGGAGATGATTCGATTTATTTTGACCGATATGGAAAATACGAAACAGTCGGTGCGTATGAATATTGGTCGAAAATCTACGATCTTATGAATCAAGAAGGCTTATCAGAGGAAGAAGCGAAGACACAGGCGAGAGAATTTTTCGAGGCGGACGGTCAAACCTTTAGTCCGTATGGCTTCCATAATTGGTTCGCCATTGAAAATGAAAAAGTAAATGTCGGAACAGAAAATGAGCATTATAAGTACACAGGCTGGTGGGGCTTTGATAGTTTGCCAGAAATTGAATCCATTCCTGGGGATACCGTCTCCTACAATAGTGAACTGAACAACGAAAAATTTGCAAACTATATTATGTATGACGAAGACTCTGCTTCTAAATCATGGATTCAAAAAGGTGGATCTGGCTGGCGTTTAGATGTAGCGAATGAAGTCGATCCTGAATTTTGGCGTGAATTCCGTGATGAATTAAAAGCAACATCGTTTGCTGGAACGGGAGAAACGTTAAAAGAAGGCGAAAAGCCATTGATTCTAGGTGAGATTTGGGATGATGCTTCGAAATACTTCTTAGGGGATCAATATGATTCTGTCATGAACTATCGCTTCCGAGGAGCAGTTGAATCCTTTTTGAAAAATGGAAATGCTTCTAGTACACAGCAATCCCTGATGGCAGTGAAAGAGGATTATCCATCAGAAGCCTATTATGCATTGATGAATTTAATGGGATCTCATGATACGCCACGCGCCATTTTCCTACTTGGCGGTGGAACAGAATCTGCAGAACGTGCGGAATTCGATTCAAGTTACAGCTATGAACTTGGAAAACAACGTCTGAAATTAGCGGCGATTTTCCAAATGGGGTATCCAGGAGCACCAACAATTTACTACGGTGATGAAGCTGGTGTTACAGGCTCGAAGGACCCAGATGATCGACGCACGTACCCATGGGGCGATGAAGACCAAGAGCTTGTGACGCATTATCAAAACGTAGGCGAAGTGCGAACGAACTACGCAGATCTTTTAGCATATGGAGACTTGCATCATGTCTATGCGGATGGAGATGTAATGGCGTACACTCGTACAAATGGCGAACAAGCAGGGCTGATTGTCGTAAATCGTGGTTATAGTGACAAAACGGTAACGATTGATGTGAAGGATATTTTGTCGAACGGAACTTTATTAACAGATGCACTAGCTAGTGAGTATAGCGTGGAAGTGAACGAAGGGACGGTAACCGTTGATGTAGCACAAATGAGTGGCCGTATGCTGATGGCCGATACCGTAGCATCAAAGCCAGACCCTGTCACGAATGTGACCGCATCTGCGAGCGAAGGTGCTGCTACCCTTGAATGGAATGCTTCCGCAACAGAGGCTATTGAATACGAAGTGTATCAAACGAATATTAAAGGCTCTTTTTATGAAAAAGTAGGTACAACACAAGAAACGAGCTTTACAGTAGGGGCTTTGGAAAATGGACGAGCTTACTATTTTGCGATTAAAACAGTTAATGAAGATGGAAATGCTTCAGCCGCAGTAGAAACGAAGGAAGTTGTTCCGCATTATGATTTAAGTGATGCATGGGCAGGTAGTCTAACAGATAT
This DNA window, taken from Pontibacillus yanchengensis, encodes the following:
- a CDS encoding sensor histidine kinase — translated: MKDDKKIAYIALGCFLILFGILFPVQSMKWSSWIYENIEVSLESTDSGRLVMTALSYITWYSITFSFIYMGSMVISHTLSKRFFSIWNQLMFSGIVLASVLTYNHMYHEHYAYIIHFLLLGILLFLMNFIPKQRYFYVTFLLILVFMLFSVQWLNLIPALSNFGFGTDDFAVSMKITDEYLTDQKLFNTFSTILFGVFFLIAIIITTLLHLFSKQMMISRQYQQQTEELRETKGALIETNVYKEIHSLVHDLKSPLVTVEGLISLLSLKVQDEKSQSYFNRISTSLEKMKDMVSEILYEDTKRELEVQELVNYVRSHVRQEDPNIAFHMQVEENLPNLYINKIRFARALSNVLENALRSLKDDGGNLYLDVEKHNQSIQFLIEDDGPGIDAAWLETIWEEGFSTKNSSGIGLPFVKNVVHQHGGTVSMESEPDVYTRVKIEIPVSEKEDEEHDSGY
- a CDS encoding response regulator → MILVIDDNVDIRFTISEICEFGGWSIEECSNGKMGVATYDPGKHDLVMVDYHMPEWDGLQTVRELRKIDAHVPIIVLTVDERMELATQFTEAGATDFAQKPIKAADLISRIKLNLKMAKMQDDTQTAFVEKGINEETLRQIKRHLNQQTEPKTINQIQKDLPVSYQTVHRYLNYLVDMGEVEIQANYGNKGRPKNTYKII
- a CDS encoding alpha-amylase family glycosyl hydrolase is translated as MRDKFKWASVVLIFMLFVQTIAQPLLPFSSSVSAEESTSRTVTLVGSLQDELGHSIEWDPAAEATQMSAMGNNFYKFEGKLPAGEYEYKVAINGSWDENYGYNGEPGGSNLTLSLEEETTVTFYYHDETHKITNSKYYNPIPEDKQPRLVGNLQPAIEEGDEWSPATSTAIFHDTNFDGIYEYTTVVPKGNYEYKVALGDNWDEAYPSTNATLNVLNDTEITFYYNSDTKEVSTNYSPEGSDSSVVKDKLFHNTRENAYRQPFGAIPAGEEVTLRLASGKGDLTNATLYLKNYQTGNSYSITMDKKAWTTVDGLGERDFWEGSFTPEEKGVYGYKFIAKDQNATAEYGEDATQGGTGKAFDQNAGLFQLTVFEPGYQTPDWMKEAVVYQIFPDRFYNGDTTNDDNKEYARGTEPIEDRTWEQLPDNPRLEGTENYNGDGIWSNDFFGGDVEGIQDKLDYIESLGVNTLYLNPIAHAASNHKYDATDYKSIDPMFGTPEEFQAFTEELANRDMHLILDGVFNHVGDDSIYFDRYGKYETVGAYEYWSKIYDLMNQEGLSEEEAKTQAREFFEADGQTFSPYGFHNWFAIENEKVNVGTENEHYKYTGWWGFDSLPEIESIPGDTVSYNSELNNEKFANYIMYDEDSASKSWIQKGGSGWRLDVANEVDPEFWREFRDELKATSFAGTGETLKEGEKPLILGEIWDDASKYFLGDQYDSVMNYRFRGAVESFLKNGNASSTQQSLMAVKEDYPSEAYYALMNLMGSHDTPRAIFLLGGGTESAERAEFDSSYSYELGKQRLKLAAIFQMGYPGAPTIYYGDEAGVTGSKDPDDRRTYPWGDEDQELVTHYQNVGEVRTNYADLLAYGDLHHVYADGDVMAYTRTNGEQAGLIVVNRGYSDKTVTIDVKDILSNGTLLTDALASEYSVEVNEGTVTVDVAQMSGRMLMADTVASKPDPVTNVTASASEGAATLEWNASATEAIEYEVYQTNIKGSFYEKVGTTQETSFTVGALENGRAYYFAIKTVNEDGNASAAVETKEVVPHYDLSDAWAGSLTDISDQTLDLATRLDVTGQLYIEGATNSDQAEGVIAKLQVKQPGEENWTDYDATYTGQEGNNNVYKASFSPIEAGEYSYRMAFSSDLGASWIYTENTKTFTLSKGEDTTPPADAVQLEQPTKESGQVNLNWSYEQQADDSYMVGIVRDGELVERIKDASKTSFTDYDVVNGETYTYQVKLFDQAGNVVESNKVEVTPDIVMVEVTFKVHAPDYTPLGATVTMPGSLNGWNTGAWEMSRNGAVTPDWEYTTEVQEGTEITYKYVKNGSWDQEGLADHTRADKSDDDISYYGYGAQGTDMKVVVENQGDNKMVVEDEILRWIDMPVVVSSPTDGMETTKEAVTVEGNAIKEGNLTINGESVEVQDDMSFSHEVSLQEGKNTIDIHIEPSEENKTEIFNGDSGAIGKNTKDMQLTVTRIVESTPTEDFLEGDASAAEVANSYVEAVRADEKTPADIREHLVPTFTNDSMKKSDEKKLNVFADQIERELNKMQKHYSKKQQEKFIDKAAKKITHTLEKIKGI